In Bernardetia litoralis DSM 6794, the genomic window TTTAATGGACGTGCTTTCGTTGATTCTGCACCTATTATGGAAAAAATTTGGGCAAAGAAAAGTGGAATTACGTGGCAGGGCAAACATACAAACGCCATTAACCCCAAAACAGGAAGTTTCTTTTTTTTGGCTACCTTAGTAATTGATATTGAATTAGAATACGACAATCCTACAAAAGACCGTTGTGGAAATTGTACATTATGTTTAGATGCTTGTCCGACTGATGCACTTTCTTTAGAAAATCCCTATCAAATTGATGGAAGTAAATGTATTTCATATTTTACGATAGAATTAAAAGACAAAATTCCATCAGAAATGCAAGGAAAATTTGAAGATTGGATTTTTGGTTGTGATATTTGTCAAGATGTTTGTCCTTGGAACAAAAGAAAATCAGCTCAAATTGCTCATACTGAAAATGATTTCTTACCTTCTGAGTTATTACAAGAAATGACAAAAAAAGACTGGCACGAACTCACAAATGAGCTTTTTGATACTTTGTTTTTAGGAACTCCAATAAAAAGAACTAAATTTGAGGGATTGAAGCGCAATATAGAGTTTGTAAAAAAATAACTTTTCCCTACTTTCAAAAAGATGAAAAATAGAGAAAAGTTAAAAAATTATTTTTGGAAGTGTTACTTACTATATGTAGAAACTTGATTTATCAAGTTTTAAGATTAAAAATGGAACAAATCATTTTGGCTAAGTATAATAAAAAATTGAGTAAAATAGTTGTAATAGCTCATTAAGGGATAGAAATTAAATAACATACTCATTACGAAGCAATAAGTCATTGATAATCAATGCATTAAATTCGTAATTCGTAATCTTTAATTCGTAATCGTTCCCTAAGCCATTACTCTTGAAGTAGCAAAACAGCGTTGTAAAATATCAGAATAGGTTTGTCCGAATTGGGAAATAGCCCAGTTACGAAGCTCAAAAACCTCATTTGAAGTAAGAAGAGCTATTGTTTTGCGTAATTCTTTTTCAAAAAGAGATTTAGAAAAACTAACTTTTTGAATAATCATTTTTTGATACTCTAACATAAGCGAAAAAATTTAATAGTGAGTGTTTATTATTTGTGTGTGTGTATAGTTTATCAAAGATTACTTTACTTTTGAGTGATATTTTATAAGTAATTCCAAATTGAGTTTTAATAAAACAATTTTATTCTTAGAATATAACTCCAAAATTTTTTAATTTGATAATCATCTTTATAATCACAAATAAAACGCAATTTAAATGTTTTGAGTTTTTAAAAAAGTGATAATTCAAGTTAAAAATTGAACAAATTCTGTTAAAACATCTTATTCTGTTCTGTAAAATTTGATATGTACCAAAAATACTTTTTTTTTACTAAAAAAACAAGTTAAATTTTAAGATAATTAGTACATTCAAATGATTTGTAGCTAAAACTGACTTAATTCAAACTATAATTAGTATAAAACTAATCAAAAAATAAAAATAATTATG contains:
- the queG gene encoding tRNA epoxyqueuosine(34) reductase QueG, whose amino-acid sequence is MNPISLHQKTEYFKNVAFEAGFLHCGISKATFLEKEARDLEKWLTQGKNGQMQWIENYFDIRLDPRLLVDNAKSVLTFAYNYYPPLPLERENNYKISKYAYGRDYHKVIKKKLKHLLNHLKEEFGDFNGRAFVDSAPIMEKIWAKKSGITWQGKHTNAINPKTGSFFFLATLVIDIELEYDNPTKDRCGNCTLCLDACPTDALSLENPYQIDGSKCISYFTIELKDKIPSEMQGKFEDWIFGCDICQDVCPWNKRKSAQIAHTENDFLPSELLQEMTKKDWHELTNELFDTLFLGTPIKRTKFEGLKRNIEFVKK